In the genome of Dickeya fangzhongdai, one region contains:
- a CDS encoding RpiB/LacA/LacB family sugar-phosphate isomerase — MKIALINENSQAAKNAIIAAALSKAVEPQGHTVYNYGQYAVEDAAQLTYIQNGILAAILLNSGAADFVVTGCGTGQGAMLACNSFPGVICGLVVDPSDAYLFSQINNGNAVSLPYAKGFGWGAELNLENLFTQLFKEEGGRGYPSDRVVPQQRNKKILDAVKEVTYRDLITILKGLDQDLVKGAIAGPKFQEYFFANSTNAELTSYIKSLLN; from the coding sequence ATGAAAATTGCACTGATTAACGAGAACAGCCAGGCCGCAAAGAACGCGATTATCGCCGCAGCCCTGTCCAAAGCCGTTGAGCCGCAGGGTCACACCGTATACAACTACGGTCAATATGCTGTTGAAGATGCTGCACAGCTGACCTACATCCAGAACGGTATCCTGGCTGCCATCCTGCTGAACTCCGGTGCCGCTGATTTCGTGGTCACGGGTTGTGGTACTGGTCAGGGCGCCATGCTGGCCTGTAACTCTTTCCCGGGTGTGATCTGTGGTCTGGTTGTTGACCCGTCTGACGCTTACCTGTTCTCCCAGATCAACAACGGTAACGCGGTTTCTCTGCCTTACGCCAAAGGCTTTGGCTGGGGCGCCGAGCTGAACCTGGAAAACCTGTTCACTCAGTTGTTCAAAGAAGAAGGCGGCCGCGGCTACCCGAGCGATCGCGTAGTTCCGCAGCAGCGTAACAAGAAAATCCTGGATGCCGTTAAAGAGGTGACCTACCGCGACCTGATCACCATTCTGAAAGGTCTGGATCAGGATCTGGTCAAAGGCGCTATTGCCGGTCCGAAATTCCAGGAATATTTCTTCGCTAACAGCACCAACGCTGAACTGACCAGCTACATCAAATCCCTGCTGAACTAA
- a CDS encoding Gfo/Idh/MocA family protein has translation MKSMTNDGEALKVGFIGGGINSAIGETHKIASQMDGHFELVSGFFSRHDDINQQTAASWGIHEDRVYRDLTGFLQAEASKLDAVIILTPTPTHKDIVIACIEHQLPVICEKSLATSVEEVAEIQHALEQMNGTLLVTFNYSGYPMVRELKQRIADGELGQIRQVMVEMPQEGFLRHVKSGAVPRPQDWRQHDGVIPTVSLDLGVHAHQMVDFIIGEQAQDVYAVHHRFGEIPDVVDTVHCISGYTNQVVCNYWYTKAALGYRNGLRIRVYGSKGSAEWLQMDPEHLKLSNINGVSYVIDRTHPDNLIASQPRYNRFKAGHPAGFIEAFANYYEDIASYLKEGACEYVFGADVAMRGIRYLQAAAASAHKGEKVRITE, from the coding sequence ATGAAAAGCATGACAAACGACGGTGAGGCATTAAAAGTCGGGTTCATCGGCGGAGGCATTAATTCGGCAATCGGTGAAACGCACAAGATTGCTTCGCAGATGGATGGTCACTTCGAACTGGTATCAGGTTTTTTCAGCCGCCATGATGACATCAATCAGCAAACCGCCGCCAGTTGGGGAATTCATGAAGACCGCGTGTACCGCGATTTGACCGGATTTTTGCAGGCGGAAGCCAGTAAACTGGATGCGGTTATCATTCTGACGCCGACGCCGACGCATAAAGATATTGTGATTGCCTGCATTGAGCATCAACTGCCGGTTATCTGTGAGAAGTCGCTGGCAACCAGCGTAGAGGAAGTAGCCGAGATTCAGCATGCGCTGGAACAAATGAACGGGACTCTGCTGGTCACTTTCAATTATTCCGGTTACCCGATGGTCAGGGAGCTGAAACAGCGGATCGCCGATGGCGAGCTGGGCCAAATCAGGCAGGTCATGGTTGAAATGCCTCAGGAAGGTTTTCTGCGCCATGTGAAGAGCGGGGCGGTGCCGCGCCCGCAGGACTGGCGTCAGCATGACGGCGTGATCCCTACCGTGTCGCTGGATTTGGGGGTGCATGCCCATCAGATGGTGGATTTCATCATCGGCGAGCAGGCGCAGGATGTGTATGCGGTGCACCATCGGTTCGGTGAGATCCCGGACGTGGTGGATACGGTTCACTGCATCTCTGGCTACACCAATCAGGTAGTGTGCAATTACTGGTATACCAAAGCGGCGCTGGGTTACCGCAACGGGCTGCGTATCCGGGTTTATGGCAGCAAAGGATCGGCTGAATGGTTGCAGATGGACCCTGAGCATTTGAAACTCAGTAATATCAACGGCGTCTCCTATGTGATCGACAGAACGCATCCGGATAACCTGATCGCATCTCAGCCACGGTACAACCGGTTTAAAGCCGGCCACCCCGCCGGATTTATTGAAGCGTTTGCCAATTACTACGAGGACATCGCTTCTTATCTGAAAGAAGGCGCGTGCGAGTATGTGTTTGGCGCCGATGTTGCGATGCGCGGTATTCGTTATCTCCAGGCCGCCGCCGCCAGCGCGCATAAAGGAGAGAAGGTTCGAATTACGGAGTAA
- a CDS encoding RNA polymerase sigma factor FliA, producing MSELYTAEGTMDKNSLWKRYVPLVRHEALRLQVRLPASVELDDLLQAGGIGLLSAVERYDSLQGTAFTTYAVQRIRGAMLDELRSRDWAPRSVRRNAREVAQAMQQAEQSLGRAPTEQEVAQTLNISLEEYRQILLDTNNSQLFSYDEWREEHGDSAEALLEGNEEANPLNQLMDVNLRQRVMDAIESLPEREKMVLTLYYQEELNLKEIGAVLEVGESRVSQLHSQAIKRLRAKLMSDV from the coding sequence GTGAGCGAACTGTATACCGCTGAAGGCACAATGGATAAAAATTCATTATGGAAGCGCTATGTTCCCCTGGTGCGCCATGAAGCCTTACGCTTACAGGTTCGTCTTCCGGCAAGCGTCGAGCTCGATGATCTCCTGCAAGCGGGGGGCATTGGGCTGCTCAGTGCCGTAGAACGTTATGATTCGTTGCAGGGCACGGCATTCACCACCTATGCCGTGCAACGTATTCGTGGCGCGATGCTGGATGAGCTGCGCAGCCGGGACTGGGCGCCGCGCAGTGTCAGGCGTAACGCCCGGGAAGTCGCTCAGGCAATGCAACAGGCTGAACAGTCACTCGGCCGGGCTCCTACCGAACAGGAAGTAGCCCAAACCCTGAATATCTCGCTGGAGGAGTATCGCCAGATTCTTCTGGATACCAACAATAGCCAGTTGTTTTCTTACGATGAGTGGCGGGAAGAGCATGGGGATAGCGCTGAGGCGTTACTGGAAGGAAATGAAGAAGCCAATCCGTTAAATCAACTGATGGACGTGAATTTACGCCAGCGAGTGATGGACGCGATTGAGAGCCTACCAGAGCGAGAGAAAATGGTGTTGACCCTCTATTACCAGGAAGAACTTAACCTAAAGGAGATTGGGGCGGTTCTGGAAGTCGGGGAGTCGCGCGTTAGTCAGTTGCATAGCCAGGCGATAAAGCGTCTGCGTGCGAAATTAATGAGTGACGTTTAA
- a CDS encoding methyl-accepting chemotaxis protein, producing the protein MTIVKKLAIAISIFSLALISVGGFGLHSLSQSKDRLEYVMTNTLPSLDNLVKSNNALNDARSDLALIFLTREEQQRNTLKRALDDSLSSVEKLNATYKKDLVSDNKDAQMANDNLQYLSDFRAAKDKLFQQSQTDTQAAEKAFASRGYVTLAQEKLVKGFQDQYNYNVGLAGGLQEQNTTSFKQAFFGLVGLIVVALLAAGTLSTVIISYVRASLNALRQTLLTVSENLDLTLQADTRKNDEIGQTASAFNNLIQRFATVLANVRSASESVSTASGEIAAANEDLSARTEEQASSLAQTAASMHEISSTIESNVDNTAQANRLGQQASVAVQHGDEAVQRMMHAMEEIANGSAKVADITNLIEGIAFQTNILALNAAVEAARAGEHGRGFAVVAGEVRTLSQRSSSAAKEIKTLIDSAIAAVQHGAVQADEVRDSINNVKGVIQNVSSLVNEVSLASEEQSRGISQINTAINQMEAVTQQNAAMVEQASSAADSLNEQATKLRQSVEAFKLQGNGHFTDSYAMNDIQPLRLGHH; encoded by the coding sequence ATGACCATTGTGAAAAAATTAGCTATCGCAATCAGTATATTTTCCCTGGCGCTGATTAGCGTAGGTGGTTTCGGTCTTCATTCACTTAGCCAGTCAAAAGATCGTCTGGAATATGTGATGACTAACACATTACCCAGCCTTGATAATTTGGTGAAATCGAATAATGCATTAAACGATGCACGTAGCGATCTGGCGCTTATTTTTCTTACCCGGGAAGAGCAACAGCGCAATACCTTAAAACGAGCGCTTGATGACTCGCTGAGCAGCGTTGAAAAACTGAATGCCACGTATAAAAAGGATCTGGTCTCTGACAACAAAGATGCGCAGATGGCTAATGATAATCTGCAATATCTGAGCGACTTCCGTGCCGCTAAAGATAAGCTGTTTCAGCAGTCCCAAACCGATACTCAGGCCGCAGAGAAGGCCTTTGCCTCTCGGGGCTATGTCACGCTGGCTCAGGAGAAACTGGTAAAAGGCTTTCAGGATCAGTACAACTACAACGTCGGTCTGGCCGGCGGACTGCAGGAGCAAAATACCACCAGTTTCAAACAGGCGTTCTTCGGGCTGGTCGGGTTGATTGTGGTTGCCCTGCTCGCCGCCGGCACCTTGTCCACGGTGATTATCAGCTATGTGCGCGCCAGCCTGAACGCCCTGCGTCAGACGCTGCTCACCGTTAGTGAAAATCTGGATTTAACCCTGCAGGCCGACACCAGAAAGAACGATGAAATCGGCCAGACCGCCAGCGCCTTTAACAACCTGATTCAGCGGTTCGCCACCGTTCTGGCTAACGTGCGTTCCGCCAGTGAAAGCGTTTCAACGGCATCCGGTGAAATCGCCGCCGCCAACGAAGACCTTTCCGCCAGAACGGAAGAACAGGCCTCTTCGCTGGCACAGACCGCCGCCAGTATGCATGAAATCTCATCCACCATCGAAAGTAATGTCGACAATACCGCCCAGGCCAATCGGCTGGGTCAGCAAGCGAGCGTTGCGGTCCAACATGGCGATGAAGCGGTGCAGCGTATGATGCACGCGATGGAAGAGATCGCCAACGGGTCCGCAAAAGTAGCCGATATCACCAACCTCATTGAGGGTATCGCCTTCCAGACCAATATCCTGGCGCTGAATGCCGCTGTGGAAGCCGCACGGGCAGGCGAACATGGGCGTGGTTTCGCGGTGGTGGCCGGCGAGGTCCGCACGCTGTCCCAGCGTTCCTCATCCGCCGCCAAAGAGATCAAGACGCTGATCGACAGTGCGATTGCCGCCGTACAGCATGGTGCGGTGCAGGCTGACGAAGTCCGTGATTCCATCAATAACGTGAAAGGCGTAATTCAGAACGTGTCCAGCCTGGTCAATGAAGTGTCGCTGGCGTCGGAAGAACAAAGTCGCGGCATATCCCAGATTAACACCGCCATCAACCAGATGGAGGCAGTTACACAGCAGAATGCCGCCATGGTGGAGCAAGCCTCATCCGCAGCGGACTCACTCAACGAGCAGGCAACCAAATTGCGCCAGTCGGTGGAGGCCTTCAAACTGCAGGGGAACGGCCATTTTACCGACTCGTATGCCATGAACGACATACAGCCATTACGCCTCGGCCATCACTGA
- the betB gene encoding betaine-aldehyde dehydrogenase: MSRYGLQPLFIHGERVNSDGNDSFPAVNPATGEVIAQLQEATVGDIERAVASAQHGQRVWAAMTAIQRARVLQRAVAILRERNDELALMETHDTGKPLAETRTVDIATGADVLEYYAGLAPSLEGQQIPLRDLSFAYTRREPLGVVAAIGAWNYPIQIALWKSAPALAAGNAMIFKPSELTSLTTLQLAEIYHEAGLPAGVFNVLTGSGKRVGQALTRHPGIAKVSFTGGVVSGKTVMANAAESSLKAVTMELGGKSPLIIFDDADLDRAADIAMAANFFSSGQVCTNGTRVFIPAALKRAFEHKILERVARIRMGDPTDLTVNFGPLVSVAHRESVLRYIELGKTQGARLLTGGDVPEGDAFARGAWVAPTVFTDCRDDMTIVREEIFGPVMSILTYGDEEEVIRRANATDYGLAAGVVTRDISRAHRVIHQLQAGIGWINTWGESPAQMPVGGYKHSGIGRENGIVTLQSYTQTKSIQVELGDFNPIF; this comes from the coding sequence ATGTCACGTTATGGTTTACAGCCGCTGTTTATCCACGGCGAACGGGTCAACAGCGACGGTAACGACAGCTTTCCTGCCGTTAATCCGGCGACGGGCGAAGTCATCGCCCAGCTACAGGAAGCCACGGTCGGCGATATCGAACGGGCGGTCGCGTCTGCGCAGCATGGGCAACGCGTATGGGCTGCGATGACGGCGATACAACGGGCACGGGTGTTGCAGCGCGCCGTGGCGATACTTCGCGAACGTAATGACGAGCTGGCATTGATGGAAACCCATGATACCGGCAAACCGTTGGCGGAAACCCGAACAGTGGACATCGCCACTGGGGCTGATGTGCTGGAGTATTACGCCGGGCTGGCGCCATCGCTGGAAGGGCAGCAGATCCCGCTGCGCGATCTGTCCTTTGCCTATACCCGGCGAGAGCCGTTGGGCGTGGTGGCGGCGATTGGCGCCTGGAATTACCCGATTCAGATTGCGCTCTGGAAATCCGCCCCTGCGCTGGCGGCGGGCAACGCCATGATCTTTAAACCCAGCGAACTGACCTCGCTGACAACCTTGCAACTGGCGGAGATCTATCATGAGGCGGGGCTGCCGGCGGGCGTATTCAATGTACTGACCGGTAGCGGCAAGCGCGTTGGTCAGGCGCTGACGCGTCATCCTGGCATCGCCAAAGTGTCTTTTACCGGCGGTGTGGTGAGCGGCAAAACGGTGATGGCGAATGCCGCTGAGTCCAGCCTTAAAGCGGTGACGATGGAACTGGGCGGTAAATCGCCGCTGATTATTTTTGATGACGCCGATTTGGATCGGGCCGCCGATATCGCCATGGCGGCCAACTTTTTCAGTAGCGGCCAGGTGTGTACCAATGGTACGCGGGTATTTATCCCGGCTGCGCTGAAGCGGGCTTTTGAGCACAAAATTCTTGAGCGCGTGGCTCGTATCCGCATGGGCGACCCGACCGACCTAACGGTGAATTTTGGTCCGCTGGTGAGCGTTGCCCACCGGGAGTCAGTGCTGCGTTACATCGAACTCGGCAAGACACAAGGCGCCAGATTGTTGACCGGAGGCGATGTGCCTGAAGGCGACGCATTCGCTCGCGGCGCCTGGGTGGCTCCCACGGTATTCACCGATTGCCGGGATGACATGACCATCGTGCGCGAAGAGATTTTCGGGCCGGTGATGAGCATCCTCACATACGGCGATGAAGAAGAGGTGATTCGGCGCGCCAACGCTACCGATTATGGATTGGCGGCTGGCGTGGTGACGCGCGATATCAGCCGGGCGCATCGGGTTATCCATCAGTTGCAGGCCGGAATCGGCTGGATCAACACCTGGGGCGAATCGCCGGCGCAGATGCCGGTCGGCGGTTACAAGCACTCGGGCATCGGACGTGAAAACGGCATCGTCACGTTGCAAAGTTACACCCAAACCAAATCCATTCAGGTCGAACTGGGAGATTTCAATCCGATTTTTTAA
- a CDS encoding ATP-grasp domain-containing protein — protein MSTIDALMLDAGFSALPLLEACLEQGVAIGVCSGKPGDPGHIRATRSIVEDYSDKEAILGIVRKENIKAILPGVTDVSYETGAWVAESLGMPGFDSVETTAILLKKDAFRAYAQRKGLPIPKAVRDIESVGQLSYPILVKPVDAYSGRGITQVQREQDILPAYQSAASASVSGQVVIEEFRQGSLHSHSAFIRNGEIVCEFFVDEYCTVYPYQVNSSCVAHQMSETLKNAVSDCINSIVADLKLCDGLLHTQFIANRDDFWLIELTRRCPGDLYCQLIRYSTDIPYAEYFVAPFLSLLSTFANKRPAARHYVARHTVSVSEKTIFNALRYHQLPGELLESVVLKKSGEVLNPAPGDRAAVVFMTFDEEAALLKSTVNLKNHLVVSHSFLGKEK, from the coding sequence ATGTCGACTATAGATGCCTTAATGCTTGATGCGGGTTTTTCTGCGCTGCCGCTGCTGGAAGCGTGCCTGGAACAGGGCGTTGCGATTGGTGTGTGCAGCGGTAAACCCGGCGATCCTGGTCATATCCGGGCAACCCGGTCGATTGTCGAAGATTATTCGGACAAAGAGGCCATTCTCGGCATTGTCAGAAAAGAAAATATTAAGGCTATTTTGCCCGGCGTGACGGATGTTTCTTATGAAACCGGCGCCTGGGTCGCGGAATCGCTGGGCATGCCCGGTTTCGATTCGGTTGAGACAACGGCGATCCTGCTGAAAAAGGATGCGTTCCGTGCTTATGCGCAGCGTAAAGGACTGCCGATTCCTAAAGCGGTGCGTGACATTGAATCGGTGGGGCAACTGTCGTACCCGATTCTGGTCAAGCCAGTCGATGCTTATAGTGGCCGCGGCATTACTCAGGTTCAGCGCGAGCAGGATATTCTGCCGGCTTACCAGTCGGCCGCGTCGGCATCGGTAAGCGGTCAGGTGGTGATAGAAGAGTTCAGGCAAGGCTCGCTGCACAGCCATTCGGCGTTTATTCGTAACGGCGAGATTGTCTGTGAGTTCTTTGTTGATGAATATTGCACGGTCTACCCTTATCAGGTGAACAGCAGTTGTGTTGCTCATCAAATGAGTGAAACGCTGAAAAATGCCGTCAGTGACTGCATCAACAGCATTGTCGCCGACCTGAAGTTATGCGATGGCCTGCTGCATACGCAATTTATCGCCAATCGCGACGATTTTTGGCTGATTGAATTGACCCGGCGTTGCCCGGGCGATTTATATTGCCAGCTGATTCGTTATTCCACCGATATCCCCTATGCGGAATATTTTGTGGCGCCTTTTTTGTCACTGCTGTCGACATTCGCCAATAAGCGGCCGGCAGCCCGCCATTATGTCGCCAGACATACCGTATCGGTGTCTGAAAAAACGATCTTTAACGCGCTGCGTTATCACCAGTTGCCTGGTGAGTTACTGGAGAGTGTCGTGCTGAAAAAAAGCGGCGAAGTGCTAAATCCGGCGCCAGGCGATCGCGCTGCCGTTGTGTTTATGACCTTCGATGAAGAAGCCGCGTTGCTGAAAAGTACCGTGAACCTGAAAAATCACCTGGTGGTGAGCCACTCTTTTCTGGGGAAAGAGAAATGA
- a CDS encoding FkbM family methyltransferase, translated as MNTASKPAAAHSATADFFERFTRADGVKHYVLGVNQYAEAVARVAPVDGFIDEYTDLTTWLGKPVLRLNQIEKDSMVVSAVTNSRPRTGVEKLKAAGVKEVMDYFAFADLSHGAVPQLECITDMRKEYATNTAKFEWIRGLLVDDESRQVFDDILRFRLEANLAAIDKYDFCVDRQYFEPFVAFSDGEVFVDGGGFDGFTSLEFAKRCPGYGGIHFFEPGSDTLVLAKKNMQHLHGVTYHPLGLFDRNTTLSFSSGDGSASHISEEGNVKIEVATLDSVVNEPVTFIKLDLEGAEIAALTGMKQHILDDHPKLAVAVYHYPSDFWKIPEYILSLRSDYRIYLRHYTEGWAETIMFFIPAAN; from the coding sequence ATGAATACAGCCAGTAAGCCTGCGGCAGCGCACAGCGCAACAGCTGACTTTTTTGAACGGTTTACCCGTGCCGATGGTGTTAAACACTATGTACTGGGTGTTAACCAGTATGCGGAGGCCGTCGCCAGAGTCGCGCCGGTTGACGGCTTTATTGACGAATACACCGACCTGACGACATGGCTGGGAAAGCCGGTGCTGCGCCTGAATCAAATCGAGAAGGACAGCATGGTGGTGTCTGCAGTGACCAATTCCCGTCCCAGAACCGGCGTGGAAAAACTGAAGGCAGCAGGCGTCAAAGAGGTGATGGACTATTTCGCGTTTGCCGATTTGAGCCACGGCGCAGTGCCACAGCTTGAATGCATTACTGATATGCGTAAAGAGTATGCGACCAACACCGCGAAATTCGAGTGGATCCGCGGGCTGCTGGTTGATGATGAGTCCCGCCAGGTATTTGACGACATTTTGCGTTTTCGCCTGGAGGCCAACCTGGCCGCGATCGACAAATACGATTTTTGTGTCGACAGACAGTATTTCGAACCGTTCGTTGCGTTTTCCGATGGCGAAGTTTTTGTCGATGGCGGCGGGTTTGATGGTTTTACCAGCCTGGAGTTCGCCAAACGTTGCCCTGGGTATGGCGGCATCCATTTCTTCGAACCGGGCAGCGATACGCTGGTGCTGGCTAAAAAGAATATGCAGCATCTGCATGGCGTTACCTACCACCCACTTGGGCTGTTCGACCGGAATACGACGCTGAGCTTTTCCTCGGGCGATGGTTCTGCCAGCCATATTTCGGAGGAAGGGAACGTAAAAATTGAAGTGGCGACACTGGATAGCGTAGTTAATGAGCCCGTTACCTTTATCAAGCTGGATCTGGAGGGAGCGGAAATCGCCGCGCTGACCGGAATGAAACAGCATATTCTGGATGATCACCCGAAGCTGGCAGTGGCGGTTTATCATTATCCGAGCGACTTCTGGAAAATTCCCGAATATATCCTGAGCTTGCGGAGTGATTATCGCATTTATCTGCGCCACTATACCGAAGGATGGGCTGAAACCATCATGTTCTTTATCCCGGCGGCCAACTGA
- the betI gene encoding transcriptional regulator BetI: protein MPKVGMQPIRRQQLIDATLMAIDEVGLHEASIAQIARRAGVSNGIISHYFQDKNGLLDATMRYLLRLLGTAVRTRLAALTSDDPRLRLQAMVAGNFDASQTSAAAMKTWLAFWASSMHSPNLYRLQRVSSRRLYSNLCVEFRRCLPREEARRAARGLAGLIDGLWLRSALNDKGGSREESLAVACHFIDCLLKTAPCATPEQEN from the coding sequence ATGCCCAAAGTCGGGATGCAACCGATCAGGCGACAGCAATTGATCGACGCCACATTGATGGCGATTGACGAAGTGGGACTGCATGAGGCGTCCATTGCGCAGATTGCCCGACGAGCGGGCGTTTCTAACGGCATCATCAGCCACTATTTTCAGGACAAAAATGGCCTGCTTGACGCCACCATGCGTTACCTGTTGCGTCTGCTGGGCACCGCCGTCAGAACGCGTCTGGCCGCGCTGACGTCAGACGACCCCAGGTTACGGTTACAGGCGATGGTGGCAGGGAATTTCGATGCGAGCCAAACCAGCGCCGCAGCGATGAAAACCTGGCTGGCCTTTTGGGCCAGCAGCATGCATTCCCCCAACCTTTACCGACTGCAACGCGTCAGCAGCCGCCGGCTTTATTCCAACCTGTGCGTCGAATTTCGTCGCTGTTTGCCGCGTGAAGAGGCACGCCGCGCGGCAAGAGGCCTGGCGGGATTGATTGACGGATTGTGGCTGCGCAGCGCGCTGAACGACAAGGGAGGAAGCCGGGAGGAGTCTCTGGCGGTTGCCTGCCACTTTATCGACTGCCTGCTGAAGACGGCGCCCTGCGCCACACCTGAACAGGAGAACTGA
- the fliZ gene encoding flagella biosynthesis regulatory protein FliZ has translation MPQATRKKQLLSRYLKDFKHRQTHCANCAKELDRVSLVFRDQLINKKSIAMMDRLIDNTIWESVQEELIPLCRFCSEVSCNTHANYFDIKAFTQYLIEQTEVRHSTMREYVIRLRRLDELLLSKNYPQESFSSDGNIQQRICDYLPDIEQNTYRSALRKYDQYLHWQKHY, from the coding sequence ATGCCTCAAGCAACCAGGAAGAAGCAGCTTCTGAGCCGTTATTTGAAAGACTTCAAACACAGGCAAACACACTGCGCCAATTGTGCCAAGGAACTGGATCGTGTTTCGCTGGTATTTCGCGATCAGCTCATCAATAAAAAGTCGATAGCCATGATGGATCGGCTGATTGACAACACTATCTGGGAATCTGTGCAGGAAGAACTCATCCCCTTATGTCGTTTCTGCAGTGAAGTTTCCTGCAATACACACGCCAATTATTTCGATATCAAAGCGTTCACGCAGTATCTGATCGAACAGACTGAGGTGCGCCACAGCACGATGCGGGAATATGTCATCCGCTTGCGGCGTCTTGATGAATTGCTGCTGTCGAAGAATTACCCGCAGGAGAGCTTCTCCTCGGATGGCAATATTCAGCAGCGTATTTGCGATTATTTGCCTGATATCGAGCAGAATACATACCGCAGCGCTCTGCGGAAGTACGATCAATATCTGCACTGGCAGAAGCATTACTAA
- the phoH gene encoding phosphate starvation-inducible protein PhoH, translating to MGRQKAVIKARREAKRVIRRESRSHRQREEDSVTSLVQLGGIEAIGMARESRDNSVIEARTPAQEHYLSAIENKQLIFATGEAGCGKTFLSAAKAAEALLHKEVERIIVTRPVLQAEEDLGFLPGDIAEKFAPYFRPVYDVLQRRLGSSFLQYCLRPEIAKVEISPFAYMRGRTFENAVVILDEAQNVTVNQMKMFLTRLGENVTVIVNGDITQCDLPAGVKSGLRDALERFTEDGMVGIVTFGKEDCVRSELCQRTLVAYS from the coding sequence ATGGGAAGACAAAAAGCAGTGATCAAAGCGCGTCGTGAAGCCAAACGTGTTATCAGACGCGAATCGCGCAGTCATCGTCAGCGTGAAGAAGATTCGGTCACTTCTCTGGTTCAGTTGGGCGGCATTGAAGCTATCGGTATGGCGCGTGAAAGCCGCGACAACTCAGTGATTGAGGCCCGAACCCCAGCTCAGGAACACTACTTGTCTGCAATAGAAAATAAACAGTTAATCTTTGCCACCGGTGAGGCGGGTTGTGGCAAAACGTTTCTCAGTGCGGCCAAAGCGGCCGAAGCACTGCTTCATAAAGAGGTTGAACGTATTATTGTTACGCGGCCGGTATTGCAGGCGGAGGAAGATCTCGGCTTCCTGCCGGGCGACATCGCGGAGAAATTCGCGCCTTATTTTCGGCCGGTGTATGACGTGTTGCAACGTCGGCTCGGCTCTTCCTTCTTGCAGTACTGCCTGCGGCCGGAAATTGCCAAGGTGGAGATCTCGCCATTCGCCTATATGCGCGGACGGACGTTCGAAAACGCAGTAGTGATTTTGGACGAAGCGCAGAACGTTACCGTCAATCAGATGAAGATGTTCCTGACGCGTCTGGGCGAGAATGTCACGGTGATTGTCAATGGCGATATTACGCAATGTGACTTGCCTGCCGGCGTGAAATCGGGCCTGCGCGATGCGCTGGAGCGATTTACGGAAGATGGTATGGTGGGCATTGTCACCTTTGGCAAAGAGGACTGCGTCCGCTCCGAGCTGTGCCAGCGTACGCTGGTGGCGTATTCCTGA